GCTAACATTTGTAATGGGAAGGTATACGTCTGCCATTCGCCAGCACTTGGTATTTGTCCTTCAAGACTATCGCTCAATGGGATTTCAACGGCTGTTCCTGCGCCTTGGCTTTCAATTTTAAGTAACCACGGTGCGGTAGCATCATTCGGCAATGAAACAGCTTTCATCCTGAAGGTCACGCTACCATTTTCAATAATAGGGCTTGCGTCAAATGGGGATGCTTTGCCATTAGAGTCTGTAATGAATTCATCGCGGGAGATAAAACCATTAACCGTAGGCGAGCTACCTACAACAAATTCCGTACTGTTTCCTTGTTGTTCATCGACCACCACTTCCGGTGTTGAACCGCCACAGCAGTCCCAAGCTGGCCAATTGGCATTTGGCGTACCATCGAAAATAGTCAAATTAGCAGGAATACCTGTTGAGGGAGGAGATGGGATAGGCGCTTTACCTTCGACTAGCGCATCATCTGTACTGTCGTAACCGCCACGAACGGTTTCACATCCTTTGCCAGAGTCGGGATTTTGCTGACACTGATAGACACGAACATAGTCAACTTCAAAGTGCTGGCCGTCAGCAAACGCGCTAGCATCTATACCAAGGTTATTTACATTTTCAGGCCAATCACCACCGACTGCCAAATTTAATAATAAATGAAAATCTTGATCAAATGGCGCGTTATCCCAATGAGTTGATAGCTCGCCAGAGCCTTGATCGAAATATTCAGCGAACCAACCTTGATGTGAAAGGCCCACAGGCTCATCTTTGCTGTTGTAACGCACTTGGGAACGTCTCTGTGTTTGGTAGAGGTAGTCGTCTACATACCAACGTATTTCACCTTCCTGCCATTCAATAGCATACGTGTGGAAATCATCCGCTGGATTAACTCCCTCTGGTAGCACGTAGTCTTTACCACTGTGCACATTGTCCGGCCAATCCTTTCCGTAGTGCAACGTACCATATATACGGTTTTCTTCAGCACCCGCTTCATCTGCTGCTTTTAAATTGACGGCCTCTAATATATCGATTTCACCGGATTTTGGCCAACCACCGTAAAATTCATCAGTTGGTAACATCCAAAATGCTGGCCAGCTTCCCTGACCACTGGGTAGTTTCGCACGAACTTCAAAGCGTCCATATTTGAAGTCGGCTTTATATCGTGTATTCAGGCGCGCTGATGTATAAGGTTTTTCTGCGCCGTCAGCAGCGGGTAATGCAACGATGTGCAAATGCCCTTCTGAAATGTACGCATTTTCTTCGCTGTCGGTATAACATTGTTTTTCATTGTTACCACCGCCAGCACAGTTAACTTCACGAGTCCACTTTTGCTCATCAATCGATGATGTATCGAACTCATCACTCCAAACTAATGCCCAATCTGTCACTGGCACTGCTGGATCAACTGCATTAGATTTGGTGTTAGTTTCAGCCCCACCGCCACAACCAATTAAGGTTGCTGCTGCAGTTAAGGTTAGTAACTTTGTTATGCTTTTAGTTGCTTTAATCATTTTATTGTTTCCAGTTTAAGCAAGCTATGAGTCCAACATGGCAAGGTTTAGCAGATGAAATCTCTCATTTGTTCGCCTAGTGTTGAACCTCTCCCCACCTTATTCTTGCCAATATTATTTCTATTTTTTTAGGCAATCTGCTTGTAGTTAGCTACAAGTCGCAAGGCACCGATTAGATATCCAATCGGTTACATATTGTTACACTGTTGTGCAAGCCACAATCAAAATGCGGTGTTAGGAATTTTATTTGCGGTATGAAATGGATTTATGGAAAAACTACGACAAAGCGAAAGAAATACGCGACAAAAATTATGAGTGTCGCGCATGAATAATTTTTTGCACTGCCTCACTATAATTGCGGCTTACTTTCAGTTTTACTTCGTTGCCAAGGTCTAGCAAACTTTCATGATTTCTCAGTGTTTTTATGCCTTTAACACAATGAATATTGACTAGTGTTGATTTGTGAATGCGCTGAAATGTATTTTCATCGAGGTCAGCTTCAAGCTTCTTCATGGTGATGCGAACAATAAAATTATCTGTTTGTGTATGAATACACATGTAGTCTCCTGCAGCATCAATCCACCTAATATCGGTTACCGGCACGAAAACTTTTTCATTGTTTGAGTTTTTAATCACGAGTTCTTGTCGATAAGGAGAAGGTAGTGGCTGCGCTGGGTTACCTAGCCATTCTTCCAATTCAGCAATATTGAGCCCAGAACTCTCTCCCAGCGCTTTAAGCAAACGATATTTTTCTTGTTGACGTTGCAAAGGAGATAAACGCTCACGTATGCGCTGCATGGTTTTTTGCAACCGTCCTAAGTTGGCGGGCTTAAGAATATAATCAATAGCATTGAGCTCAAATGCGTCTAAAGCATATTCACTGTAGGCACTGACAAATACCACAAGCGGCATGATATCTGACTGTAAAACCTGCACAACCTCTAAGCCACTTAACCCTGGAAGCTGCAAATCAACAAAGAGCACGTCTGGCTGGAGCTCTTGGCATAGTCTAATCGCTTGATCTCCATCGGTTGCCTCACCAATGATAACCACATCTTCGATATTTTCTAAGCGAAGCTTCAGGCCTTCAATCGCAAGAGGTTCATCATCAACAATGACTGCTGTTATCTTACTTTCGCTCAAGCTTTTCTACCTTTATAAATGGGACTTCAATGCTGACACAGGTTCCACCGTCAACCTGTCTCACCATAAGTTCAATATCATTATTATACATGGTCATTAACCTATCTCGTGTATTACTAAGGCCAATGCCAAAACCAGAGTCTTGTTGTTTGTTTTCAACACCATCGTTAAATACAGTGACTTTTAAGCGGTTATTATGTTTACTGGCAGAAATATTGATATTGCTTGGTTCTTTTCTAGGCTCTACCCCATATTTCACCGCATTCTCGACAATCGGTTGTAAAAACAGCGGCGGTACTTGAGCAAAGAGAGTGTCATTTCCTACGTCAATCGACACACTAAGTCGCTCTCCAAAACGAACTTTCTCAATTGATAGGTACAACTCTAGCAGTTCTATTTCCTTGGTTAAGTTGCTTTTTTGTGCGGTGTTTGGCATTAATGAGTAACGAAAGAAAGAGCACAGTTTATCTAGCATCTCGCCTGCCGTATCGTTGTCCTTTTTGTAAATTAAAGTAGAGATGGCATTCATGGTGTTGAACATAAAGTGAGGATTAAGTTGGTATCTGAGCATTTGTAGCTGCGCTTCTTTAGCTGTTGTTTGTGCTCGAAGTAACATTTCATGCTCTTTTTGAAGCTTATGGTTATAAAGCATGATGAAATAGATTGAAGTCCAAACAAACATAGTAGTTAATGAGAACACAAACCAGCCACCAAATTCGAGCATGTTCCACGCTTCATTCCACTGCTGGTTAAACACAATAACTTTGTAAAAGCTCAACTTAAACACGTTATATATCAGCCCTAAGATGGTAGCTGATACAAAACTGAGTATTAAGGCATTTCGATTAGATAAATGCACTATTTTGCTGATCAATCGCCACTGAAAATACGACAAGGCGAATCCACATAATGTTTCTGCAAATAAGTTAATAATTTGTCCAGAAAAATTGAATCCAGGTGTATCTAGTTGTGGCCTAACGATCGCAAGAAAAACAACAAGCGCGTATGCCAACCAGCCACCAAATTGCAGCATCCAAAACTGCTTTCGTTGACTGATCAGGGAAAGCCCTTCAAGGGTGATAGGTTCATTTGACTTGTTGAACTTCATGATTCAAACCATATGTCTTGATTGAATTGAATATTATTAGCAATAAATAAGGTGAAGCGCAAAACGAATTCCTATCAACGGAGCTATTTTTCGATAACACGTTATTTGCTTGCGGCAACAGGTGCACAGACAAACTTAGGAAACATTTCTCATGAAGGGATCGAATTTCTGTCACTTGGCGATAAATATCACGCAAGAGTAGCTTTTTAATTGAGCACCTGTAATGTAATTCAAGCCAAATAGTAACAAGCTATGACTTACTTACTTCAATAGAAAATAGCCCAATTCATTATTAAACGTGAGAAAAAATGAACAAAATCGCTAAAAACATTCTATGATTTACCGCTGCTCTACTTTTATTTTCAGACATACAATGCAGCTTACATACACAATCTGTTAAGCAAGCCAATGCAACGTTTGGTTTATTTTTTATTAGTGCACTAATAGTGTTATTTGTTTTATATAATAAAAACGTAAACAAGTTTAATTTTAGAAAATTAAGCTATAAATAAAATGAAGCAAACATTAATTTTGAGCAACTTACTATGTGTACTCTTTTGTTAATAACTGACAAAAATCAACAAATGAAAGTGGCTTAGCCCAGTAATATCCTTGCCCTAATGCACAACCATTTATTTTCAACCAATCTGCAGTTTCAAGGTCTTCGACACCCTCTGCTACATTTTCAATCGCTAAACTTTTACTCAAACTAATGATTGCTTTTACTATATGTTGATTATGGGAATTATCGACAATATTTCTGATAAATGACTGATCTATTTTCAGTATTGTTACATTAAACTGATTTAAATAACCTAAGTTTGAATAACCTGTACCAAAATCATCAATTGCAAAAGAAATACCTCTCGCACTCATTTTATTTATTTGCTCTTGAACATGATCTGTATCTTCGAAGATTGTTGATTCTGTAATCTCTAATTCTAATAAATTAGGATTGATGTTATGCGAACTTAAGGCCTTAAAAACGATCTGAGGAAGCACTCCACTTCTAAAGTCAACTATCGAAATGTTAATAGCTACCGAAACATCGCCATGGCCAGCTGCTTGCCACTTGGAGATATCCTTACAGGCGTGATTGATTGCCCACTTAGTGATATCGACAATTTGCCCTGACTCTTCTGCGACAGGAATAAATTCATTTGGCGCGATAAGCCCACGAGTAGGGTGTTGCCACCTGATTAATGCTTCCACACCTACAATTTGGTTATTTTTAAAATCAATTTTCGGTTGATAAAATAACACTAACTGGCCAGTTTTCATCGCATTTTTTAATTCGTGAATATAGAAGTATTTATCGGCCTCTTTAGTTTTCATAAAAGGTTCAAAGTAACAGATGTTGTTAACAGAATGTTCATCTGCATATTGCTGGGCTAAATAAGCATTTTTCTGTAACTCTTCTACACTGTGACCATCAAATGGAGCAACGGTCACCCCAATAGAACAAGTTAAGAAAATTTCAATACCGTCAACTTCAAATTTTGTTGTCATTGCTTGTAAAATTTTCTCTCTAAAAAAGTCCATTTCTTTTGGACTGCCCGTGAGTTTTAGCAGAGCAAAACTATAACCTGATAGTCGATAAGCAAACTCTTCTCCTTGTAAAATAAGGTTTAATCTCTTTGCAACTTGAACCAAGGCCATACTGCCAAAATGATGACCTAATGTATTATTAATTTGTCTTAAATTACTAACATCAAGAATAAACAAGCCTAATTGCAAGTTATTGGCACGTGTTAACAATGACGCGCACTCTTTCTCAAAAACTGATTCATTTGCCAATGACGTTAACTCATCGTATTTCAGTAACTTATCAGCTTGATTTAATTGATGCTGTAAAAAAGTAATATTCTCTGCTCGTTTTTTTAATGCCAGTTTAAAATTACGAATAAATACAAAACTTATAGAGCCGAATAAACTTAACACAACAAGTAAGTTGACCGCTCTGTTCCGATATAAGTAGGGGCTATTTTGATCGACATTAACTAAGTTGGCTTCATGTGCATAAACTAATATGATTATTTGAATAGAAATAGCGATAAACATAGGAATAACGAGCAACCTAGAACCCATGATATAAGCAAGTAATATGATACAAGGGTAAGCAAATAAAGCCGAATTATAGATACCGTCGTAGGACCAAGACAAATAAAAGACTAAGGTTGATATTCCCCACAGGATTAAACCACTAATTACTTGAACAGTATCTGAATTAGACCATAAATACAGCAACAACATGCCAAACATTGTTACCATTAAAGCTGTTTCTACATTGTCATATTGGGTCAATAGTATTTCATTAACCAACAACAGGCTTAATGCAATAACCGCTATGATGATAGTTTTTCTAACCCGATAAACTTCTTTTGAGGCAAGATATCTTAGCATCATGATGACTCAATAATGTCTCGATAAAACGCTATCGATAAATTTTCATTTTGCTTTTCTTTAATAGTGTACATCGCTTTATCTGCCGCTTTCACTAATGAAGATAACGTTGTCTTATCTTCTGGAAAAAAGCTGATGCCAATACTCGTTCCAACCGCTACATTGATATTCTCATCAGAAAGGAAGTAAGGCTTTGTGATTTTTACGATGATCTTGTTACAGATATCCATTGTTTCATCAGCATTAACTTTAGGTAATACAACAACAAATTCATCTCCCCCCCAACGCGCCAAAATATCATTTTTACGTAATGATTTTTTTAATTGTGAAGAAACATAAACAAGTACTTTATCACCCGCCTCATGACCATATACATCATTGATTTGTTTAAATTTATTCAAATCCAACAATAGAATTGCAAAAGGAGCGTTTAACCCTATTAATTTTTCAATTTGCTTCTCACAACCTCGTCGATTAAATAATAAGGTTAAAGCATCGGTATTGGCTTTAATATTAAGTTGCTCAACTTGTTGACGACGAAGTGATATATCATGCAAAGTAATTTGATGATATTCATAAAAATCATCCGTTACTGCTACATTCATTATAACTTGCACCCAAAGCGAGTGTTTTGTATTGCCGCCTAACTTAAACTCTCCACTTGCAAACTCTTCATTACCAAACGCTTCCTCCACCAAAGCAACCAATTGCTGTGGTTCTTCGAACAAATTTTTTAAATATGGGCCAAATCCCTGCTGTAGAGTAATATCTATTCGCTCAAGTAATTCAATGAATGCTTTATTATAAAGCACAATATTACCGTTAGGTTCAGTTAGTACTATCGGCGAGTTGGCGTTTTCAAAAAGCAATTTAAAATGATGAGATAATTGCTCTACCTGCTTACGCAGACTTCGTTCTTTGACGATTTGTTTACTTGAACGCTCAAGTAATCCATTAATATCTTTTACGAGCAAGCCAACCTCGCTCTTTTGATGATATTCTGGCAATGGCACTCTTGCGTCAGTTCCAGGTTTGATCTCATGTAATGTGCGTGCAATCGTTGTGATAGGCCTTGCAACGACGACAATAGAAATAATGATAACGGCTAGAGTAATAATGGCGGCTTGT
This window of the Thalassotalea atypica genome carries:
- a CDS encoding LytR/AlgR family response regulator transcription factor gives rise to the protein MSESKITAVIVDDEPLAIEGLKLRLENIEDVVIIGEATDGDQAIRLCQELQPDVLFVDLQLPGLSGLEVVQVLQSDIMPLVVFVSAYSEYALDAFELNAIDYILKPANLGRLQKTMQRIRERLSPLQRQQEKYRLLKALGESSGLNIAELEEWLGNPAQPLPSPYRQELVIKNSNNEKVFVPVTDIRWIDAAGDYMCIHTQTDNFIVRITMKKLEADLDENTFQRIHKSTLVNIHCVKGIKTLRNHESLLDLGNEVKLKVSRNYSEAVQKIIHARHS
- a CDS encoding sensor histidine kinase, yielding MKFNKSNEPITLEGLSLISQRKQFWMLQFGGWLAYALVVFLAIVRPQLDTPGFNFSGQIINLFAETLCGFALSYFQWRLISKIVHLSNRNALILSFVSATILGLIYNVFKLSFYKVIVFNQQWNEAWNMLEFGGWFVFSLTTMFVWTSIYFIMLYNHKLQKEHEMLLRAQTTAKEAQLQMLRYQLNPHFMFNTMNAISTLIYKKDNDTAGEMLDKLCSFFRYSLMPNTAQKSNLTKEIELLELYLSIEKVRFGERLSVSIDVGNDTLFAQVPPLFLQPIVENAVKYGVEPRKEPSNINISASKHNNRLKVTVFNDGVENKQQDSGFGIGLSNTRDRLMTMYNNDIELMVRQVDGGTCVSIEVPFIKVEKLERK
- a CDS encoding putative bifunctional diguanylate cyclase/phosphodiesterase codes for the protein MMLRYLASKEVYRVRKTIIIAVIALSLLLVNEILLTQYDNVETALMVTMFGMLLLYLWSNSDTVQVISGLILWGISTLVFYLSWSYDGIYNSALFAYPCIILLAYIMGSRLLVIPMFIAISIQIIILVYAHEANLVNVDQNSPYLYRNRAVNLLVVLSLFGSISFVFIRNFKLALKKRAENITFLQHQLNQADKLLKYDELTSLANESVFEKECASLLTRANNLQLGLFILDVSNLRQINNTLGHHFGSMALVQVAKRLNLILQGEEFAYRLSGYSFALLKLTGSPKEMDFFREKILQAMTTKFEVDGIEIFLTCSIGVTVAPFDGHSVEELQKNAYLAQQYADEHSVNNICYFEPFMKTKEADKYFYIHELKNAMKTGQLVLFYQPKIDFKNNQIVGVEALIRWQHPTRGLIAPNEFIPVAEESGQIVDITKWAINHACKDISKWQAAGHGDVSVAINISIVDFRSGVLPQIVFKALSSHNINPNLLELEITESTIFEDTDHVQEQINKMSARGISFAIDDFGTGYSNLGYLNQFNVTILKIDQSFIRNIVDNSHNQHIVKAIISLSKSLAIENVAEGVEDLETADWLKINGCALGQGYYWAKPLSFVDFCQLLTKEYT
- a CDS encoding GGDEF domain-containing protein, giving the protein MNKSALTLRLAIVVIFAALSVGLIVSQIFLKLTYVDEYESSKVKISQLYKTVSSTVSIATYLNDQELIREVIAGLTSNDIVQSVSISTEKVYEASENYKETEFSQTFLLYSPFEQEREVGKLIITPNIEFIELRALHISRDNQLAILIQAAIITLAVIIISIVVVARPITTIARTLHEIKPGTDARVPLPEYHQKSEVGLLVKDINGLLERSSKQIVKERSLRKQVEQLSHHFKLLFENANSPIVLTEPNGNIVLYNKAFIELLERIDITLQQGFGPYLKNLFEEPQQLVALVEEAFGNEEFASGEFKLGGNTKHSLWVQVIMNVAVTDDFYEYHQITLHDISLRRQQVEQLNIKANTDALTLLFNRRGCEKQIEKLIGLNAPFAILLLDLNKFKQINDVYGHEAGDKVLVYVSSQLKKSLRKNDILARWGGDEFVVVLPKVNADETMDICNKIIVKITKPYFLSDENINVAVGTSIGISFFPEDKTTLSSLVKAADKAMYTIKEKQNENLSIAFYRDIIESS